From a single Lewinella sp. LCG006 genomic region:
- a CDS encoding SDR family oxidoreductase — protein sequence MSSSTLAGKVAIVTGSSMGIGKAVAVALGQKQVKVVLNGRNLEKLTRTAEELKAQGLEVFAIQGDVGIYDDCERLIAQTIAQYGALDILVNNAGLAMTGSIADAPADAFQKVFHTNILGVLYPTKAAIPYLKQTKGSVIFSGSIAGFMGIPNYSAYSASKMSLTALVQSLKIELAGTGVHVGINYIGFAENDPTKTYLNEQGEVVTMPVRDQFKKMPVEEVAQYFVSGIEKRKYKQTLSLLGKLTGIMPRFFPRIFEWAMIRKHLRDGE from the coding sequence ATGAGTTCGTCAACATTAGCAGGAAAAGTAGCCATCGTCACGGGTTCGAGTATGGGTATTGGCAAAGCCGTAGCCGTAGCCTTGGGCCAAAAGCAGGTGAAGGTGGTATTGAACGGGCGTAACCTGGAAAAACTCACCCGCACAGCGGAAGAATTAAAAGCACAAGGTCTGGAAGTATTCGCTATTCAGGGTGATGTGGGCATTTACGATGATTGTGAGCGCCTCATAGCGCAAACCATCGCCCAATACGGTGCTTTGGACATTTTGGTCAACAACGCTGGTCTGGCCATGACGGGCAGTATTGCCGATGCCCCGGCAGATGCTTTCCAGAAAGTTTTTCACACCAATATTCTGGGGGTCCTCTACCCTACCAAAGCGGCCATCCCGTATTTGAAGCAAACCAAAGGAAGCGTGATCTTTTCGGGTAGCATCGCCGGCTTCATGGGCATCCCCAATTATTCCGCCTACTCTGCCTCAAAAATGTCGCTGACGGCACTGGTGCAATCACTCAAGATAGAGCTGGCGGGTACGGGCGTTCATGTAGGCATCAACTACATCGGTTTCGCCGAAAATGACCCCACCAAAACCTACCTCAACGAGCAAGGTGAGGTCGTGACCATGCCGGTACGCGACCAATTCAAAAAAATGCCCGTAGAAGAAGTCGCCCAATATTTCGTGAGCGGCATCGAAAAACGAAAATACAAGCAGACCCTTTCTTTATTGGGCAAGTTGACGGGTATCATGCCCCGTTTCTTCCCTCGTATTTTTGAGTGGGCGATGATTCGGAAGCATTTGAGGGATGGGGAGTAG
- a CDS encoding NAD-dependent epimerase/dehydratase family protein → MKVLVTGADGFLGNNIVRELLDRGHEVYAFIQQGRHIKTLDELNVTKRYGDLLNAEEVIQAAQGCDYIIHAAANTSIWPQRSEITRRVNHEGTLNVIQAALHNKVRRLVSVGSANSFGNGSLEKPGDEHSPFAAGKYGLDYIDSKRDAQEAILEHVKNHGLNAVIINPTFMLGPYDTKPSSGELLLALYHQKVPGYTASGRNFIYVKDVAVAAANALTMGRSGECYIMANENLSYKDFNQLVADELGVKPPKILIPKPFILLYGAVSQMWAYLTGKPPVVSYAVAQISLDTNYYTAAKAVKELQLPQTPIKIAVREAFNWFQENGYLNK, encoded by the coding sequence ATGAAAGTATTGGTTACAGGAGCCGATGGTTTTTTGGGCAACAATATTGTCCGGGAACTCTTGGATCGCGGGCATGAAGTCTACGCGTTTATTCAACAAGGAAGGCACATCAAGACCTTGGATGAGCTAAACGTCACCAAACGATATGGTGATCTGCTCAACGCCGAAGAGGTCATTCAAGCCGCCCAAGGTTGCGACTATATTATTCACGCGGCGGCCAACACCTCAATCTGGCCACAGCGCTCGGAGATCACGCGCCGGGTCAATCACGAAGGCACCTTGAATGTGATCCAGGCGGCCTTGCACAACAAGGTAAGGCGACTGGTTTCCGTGGGCTCGGCCAATTCCTTTGGCAATGGCTCGCTGGAAAAACCCGGTGATGAGCATTCTCCTTTCGCGGCTGGCAAGTACGGACTGGATTATATCGACTCGAAGCGGGATGCCCAGGAAGCCATCCTTGAGCATGTAAAAAATCACGGGCTCAATGCGGTCATCATCAACCCTACTTTTATGCTGGGGCCGTACGATACCAAGCCCAGTAGTGGCGAATTGTTGCTGGCCCTGTATCACCAAAAAGTCCCTGGCTACACCGCTAGTGGGCGCAATTTTATCTATGTTAAAGACGTGGCCGTAGCTGCTGCCAACGCCCTCACCATGGGTCGGAGCGGCGAGTGCTACATCATGGCCAATGAAAACTTATCGTACAAGGATTTCAACCAACTGGTGGCCGATGAGCTAGGTGTGAAGCCCCCCAAAATATTGATTCCCAAGCCTTTCATCTTGCTTTACGGAGCTGTTTCGCAAATGTGGGCTTACCTCACGGGCAAGCCGCCAGTGGTGAGTTATGCAGTGGCACAGATCAGCCTCGACACCAATTACTATACAGCAGCCAAAGCTGTGAAGGAATTGCAATTGCCCCAAACACCAATCAAAATTGCCGTACGTGAGGCCTTCAATTGGTTTCAAGAGAATGGCTATCTTAACAAGTAA
- a CDS encoding NADAR family protein codes for MRETENYYFFWKHQFGQWTLRNIVDVDGIEYNCCEQYMMYKKAILFGDLEIAQKLLEEPDPSAQQKMGRLIRGFQAELWDQHKLGIVWYGNYLKFTQHQDLQDRLLQTGHKILAEASPYDLIWGIGLGAKDDKILDQSNWRGQNLLGETLMSVRSLLTAAAKNTGL; via the coding sequence ATGAGAGAGACAGAAAATTATTACTTCTTTTGGAAACACCAGTTTGGGCAATGGACGCTAAGGAATATAGTAGATGTGGATGGCATTGAATACAATTGCTGTGAGCAATATATGATGTATAAAAAAGCGATTCTGTTTGGTGATCTGGAAATCGCTCAAAAGCTGCTGGAAGAACCTGATCCGTCTGCACAGCAAAAAATGGGTCGGTTGATTCGCGGTTTCCAAGCAGAATTGTGGGATCAACATAAGCTGGGAATCGTTTGGTACGGGAATTATTTAAAGTTTACGCAGCATCAGGATTTGCAAGACCGACTCTTGCAAACTGGTCATAAAATTTTAGCAGAAGCCTCTCCCTATGATCTTATTTGGGGTATTGGATTGGGAGCTAAAGATGATAAAATATTAGATCAATCGAACTGGCGAGGCCAAAACCTGCTGGGAGAAACGCTGATGTCGGTGCGGTCGTTACTTACTGCGGCAGCTAAAAATACAGGGCTTTAA
- a CDS encoding M12 family metallo-peptidase, whose amino-acid sequence MKNIALLLLLSLLAMTTQAQNLITSAVSDYPLASFEAVDLVREARAISPSFRQANPALEAGMTFTLSPANVDELLYRRTGRIRLPLPFPDGQTRHLLLIPARSQSPSFAVYDQDRRSYTPTERDAHHYWGMVEGEERSLVSISIFKEQMIGMIISETGAYNVAALKDDPTGRHLLYREEDLNAAMEFECGVEEPIDFEVDHQAVINSASTNPANCVLMYVEVDNDITQDKGGVANTTDYITGLYNQISLMYFNEAINLNLHELVIWNETDPYTGPTTNQYLSQFRIATGLDFNGDLAHLIGYQGNGGLAYLSVLCSTSFAKHGYSGILPYYNEVPVYSWSVKVVSHETGHNLGSRHTHDCVWNGNNTAIDRCGVEAGYSDNQPCNQNAALPEAGTVMSYCHLIGAVGVDLALGFGPQPGDLIRSRVYNAECLSPCEPSPEICNDGFDNDFDGLTDCEDPDCDEYIACLPCAQTVFNFSLTLDNRPTETSWQLTDEAGEVVESGTAYTNNLAGQTITEEFCLDDACYTLTVFDSGGDGICCGRGEGNYSLSDADGLEIANGGIFTDESSVVICNGVVQENCYDGIDNDLDGLVDCNDPDCTENADCLACLENVLNFIITFDDHPEEVSWEILDGDGMVVHSDAGSTDIPDRATRQYDYCLSDGCYDFRIIDSGNDGICCITGLGNYKLQNSIGAVYAIGGEFMGEELTSFCTEDSVCPQGTTFRVTTSQDSVAGSLRQAINCANALAELDTIVFDLAIDDTLFINGPLPSIVDDNILIDGAGERIIVYDNVQPLFTIASNFNTIQGFTIFHASPGFGRGVLLEETSSNFNIRNNSIIDFRELIDVRGRSGLIRNNTLYGYNGQRIITVLASASQILIDSNTISSPEQATGIYVTTDDVEIRGNEMFSLRNGVQTSRANRILVEGNTMYNNWWAVNIDGVLGDGQAHQITQNSIYCNRFNGGIQLRNGANGDKQPPVLTEVNENELYGTAEPGDLIEVFLNDDSNCPFNVLCQGKTYLNTTFTDPDGNWLLTGLNLTGDEVLTATATNSGNNTSPFAECLTFVPSCPEVVLSLAANRDVLCPGDGVELSVTGDIAWGGSFSWILEANGVPQTVTDFTLGGTLVLYPEVATAYSLVSAVNTFNCDLSLGNTAVVVEVLNEENLTSEQTIEICSGQTIMINGEEVDAPGMYTEIFTSVNGCDSLVQIELIVQESQQTAEELSICEGEEIELFGEVITEAGLYQATFDGQNGCDSTHSITLLVLNPVSTEEMLQICAGESVELFGEEVSTSGTYTGNFTSVNNCDSTHTVVLTVVDQIETSETLALCSGSSVELFGEVVSEAGTYEGTFPSAAGCDSIHQVTVTLIEVVNTSDMAQICSGESIELFGEMVTEAGEYSGTFESSLGCDSTHTITLMVAEPFFTEETLQACSGQTVTVFGETYTDDATATATFAASNGCDSTHTVQIVFAELIETSELLSICEGESVFIFGEEISNAGVYTESFISAAGCDSIHQVSLMVFEHVAVEEFLTICEGESVNIFGNSENTSGTYEATFTTSNGCDSMHTVVLTVTEQIETSATLALCSGSSVELFGEVVSEAGTYEGTFPSAAGCDSIHQVTVTLIEVVNTSDMAQICSGESIELFGEMVTEAGEYSGTFESSLGCDSTHTITLLVAEPFFTEETLQACSGQTVTVFGETYTDDATATATFAASNGCDSTHTVQIVFAELIETSELLSICEGESVLIFGEEVSNAGVYTGSFISTAGCDSIHEVSLTILEPIVIEEFIAICEGESVELFGNLENTSGTYQSSFTAMNGCDSTQVYYLEVLQPTSSTEERFVCEGESTVIFGETQNEPGWYTATFTAANGCDSVANIELLIYDLPVIEALTTPSCAGEPNGTITLVSDPTTVDYQWAHTPENTPLVEGLTPAEYLVTITDDNACESVWEFLVEELPFPEYEVAISEVSCAANTDGLIAIISDDPGLEISFAGGPFMATTVFGGLSPDTYLLNIRTAEGCESSEEITLEASESVELMSSEVEQPTCAGQEDGSIQLEVAGGNTSHTFLWNTGQTGPQLNNLDVGTYFVTITNANGCSLESSFELPGLTPIATNLQVLLGCGDGEIIAITQPSAGQPPYEVTWSDAQSGNVAVNLTAGLYNLLLTDANGCTVTEDFEVPYVPPFAVEYAAVEPSCANTNDGQINLSISGGIPPYGISWSNGSDSPVLEGLSTGMYTYNVSSASCGLSASIQLQAPANLLATVDFAVDAQENLQATAFASGGTPPYSFLWSNGSTSNTVNGLQEGQMIDLTIVDANGCVFMESYTATLTNTLNPEAATLRIFPNPSSGRLFIEHDNTHSWSYDLELFDINGAALLQMSAVQAISQELSLSAFPPGVYLLVLSNDRFRRVERIVVMR is encoded by the coding sequence ATGAAAAATATAGCGCTACTCCTCCTGTTGAGCCTATTGGCGATGACAACGCAAGCCCAAAATTTAATTACATCAGCCGTTAGTGATTATCCCTTAGCAAGCTTTGAAGCGGTAGATTTGGTGCGAGAGGCTCGTGCCATAAGCCCTTCTTTTCGCCAGGCCAACCCTGCACTGGAAGCGGGTATGACCTTTACGCTTTCACCCGCCAATGTCGACGAACTGCTGTATCGCAGAACGGGGCGTATTCGTTTACCACTTCCTTTTCCTGACGGGCAAACCCGCCATCTCTTACTGATTCCGGCACGCAGCCAGAGCCCTTCTTTTGCTGTTTATGACCAGGATAGAAGGTCGTATACCCCTACCGAACGCGATGCCCACCACTACTGGGGGATGGTAGAGGGGGAAGAGCGTTCGCTGGTCTCCATCAGTATCTTTAAAGAGCAAATGATTGGTATGATCATCAGCGAAACGGGAGCTTACAATGTGGCCGCTTTGAAAGACGATCCTACCGGGCGACATCTGCTTTACCGGGAAGAAGATTTGAATGCCGCCATGGAATTTGAGTGTGGGGTTGAAGAGCCTATTGATTTTGAGGTGGATCACCAGGCTGTAATCAATAGTGCCTCAACCAATCCTGCTAATTGTGTACTGATGTACGTGGAGGTTGATAATGACATCACCCAGGACAAAGGAGGGGTGGCCAATACCACGGATTATATTACTGGATTATATAATCAGATTAGCTTGATGTATTTCAATGAAGCCATTAATCTGAATCTTCATGAGCTAGTGATTTGGAATGAGACGGATCCCTATACCGGACCTACAACTAACCAATACTTGTCGCAATTTAGAATAGCAACAGGCTTAGACTTCAATGGCGACCTTGCTCATTTGATTGGTTACCAAGGTAATGGAGGACTTGCTTATTTAAGTGTGCTTTGTAGTACTTCCTTTGCTAAACATGGTTATTCAGGGATTCTTCCCTACTATAATGAGGTCCCGGTTTATTCTTGGTCCGTAAAGGTAGTATCTCATGAAACAGGGCATAATTTGGGCTCACGACATACCCATGATTGTGTTTGGAACGGCAATAACACGGCGATTGACCGCTGTGGTGTTGAAGCTGGTTACAGTGATAATCAGCCTTGTAATCAAAATGCTGCTCTTCCTGAAGCCGGTACAGTTATGAGCTATTGTCATCTGATAGGAGCAGTAGGCGTTGATCTGGCCCTTGGTTTTGGCCCACAACCTGGTGATCTGATCCGGAGTCGTGTCTACAACGCAGAATGCTTGTCGCCCTGCGAACCCAGCCCGGAAATTTGTAATGATGGTTTTGACAATGACTTTGATGGCCTGACCGACTGTGAAGATCCTGATTGCGACGAGTACATAGCTTGTCTACCCTGTGCTCAAACGGTTTTCAATTTTAGCCTTACGCTTGATAATCGCCCTACCGAGACCTCCTGGCAGTTGACCGACGAGGCGGGTGAGGTCGTAGAAAGTGGAACCGCTTACACGAATAATTTGGCTGGCCAGACCATTACCGAAGAATTTTGTTTGGACGACGCTTGCTATACCTTAACTGTATTCGATAGTGGAGGAGACGGCATCTGTTGTGGTCGTGGAGAAGGAAATTATTCCTTGAGTGATGCCGATGGCCTGGAAATTGCCAACGGTGGAATATTTACCGATGAATCGAGTGTTGTAATTTGCAACGGTGTGGTACAGGAAAATTGTTACGATGGTATTGATAATGATTTAGACGGACTGGTAGATTGTAATGACCCCGATTGTACGGAGAATGCCGACTGTCTCGCCTGTCTGGAAAACGTACTCAACTTCATTATCACCTTTGATGATCATCCGGAGGAAGTGAGCTGGGAAATTTTGGACGGAGATGGCATGGTCGTGCATTCCGATGCTGGTAGCACGGATATTCCGGATCGTGCAACCCGCCAGTATGATTACTGCTTGTCGGATGGGTGTTATGATTTCCGTATAATCGACAGTGGCAATGATGGCATTTGTTGCATTACTGGTTTGGGGAATTATAAATTGCAAAATTCAATAGGCGCAGTGTACGCCATCGGAGGAGAATTTATGGGGGAGGAGCTCACCAGTTTTTGTACCGAGGACTCCGTTTGCCCACAAGGGACAACGTTCAGGGTAACCACTTCTCAGGACAGTGTAGCCGGGAGTTTGCGCCAAGCGATTAACTGTGCCAATGCCTTAGCTGAGCTGGACACCATCGTCTTTGATTTGGCGATAGATGACACGCTCTTTATCAACGGACCACTACCCTCGATTGTCGACGATAATATCCTCATTGATGGGGCTGGTGAACGCATCATCGTGTATGATAATGTTCAGCCATTGTTTACGATAGCCAGCAACTTCAATACCATCCAGGGCTTTACGATCTTTCATGCAAGCCCAGGTTTCGGGCGAGGAGTACTGTTGGAAGAAACGTCGAGTAACTTCAACATCAGAAACAACTCGATAATAGATTTTCGCGAACTGATTGATGTCAGAGGTAGAAGTGGATTGATCCGAAACAATACCCTCTATGGTTATAATGGCCAACGGATAATCACCGTTTTGGCCAGTGCTAGTCAGATTCTCATTGACAGCAATACCATTAGTAGTCCGGAGCAGGCCACGGGTATTTATGTAACCACCGATGATGTAGAAATTCGGGGCAACGAAATGTTTAGTCTCCGCAATGGCGTACAGACCTCCCGAGCGAACCGGATACTGGTTGAAGGCAATACCATGTACAATAACTGGTGGGCGGTGAATATTGATGGGGTGCTGGGCGATGGACAAGCGCACCAGATTACACAAAACAGCATCTATTGTAACCGATTCAATGGCGGTATTCAACTGCGCAATGGCGCTAACGGCGACAAACAGCCTCCAGTGCTCACGGAAGTAAACGAAAATGAATTATACGGCACTGCTGAACCTGGTGACTTGATCGAAGTTTTCCTCAACGATGATAGCAATTGCCCTTTTAATGTGCTCTGCCAAGGGAAAACCTATCTCAACACTACTTTTACTGATCCCGACGGCAACTGGTTATTAACAGGGCTGAACCTAACTGGTGATGAAGTGCTCACTGCTACTGCTACCAATAGCGGCAATAATACCTCCCCATTTGCGGAGTGCTTAACCTTTGTGCCCTCTTGCCCAGAGGTGGTTTTAAGTTTAGCGGCCAATCGCGATGTATTGTGTCCAGGCGATGGCGTTGAGCTTTCCGTGACGGGGGATATTGCCTGGGGCGGTAGCTTTAGTTGGATCTTGGAGGCAAACGGTGTACCGCAAACTGTGACCGACTTTACGCTGGGGGGCACTTTGGTGCTATACCCAGAGGTAGCTACGGCGTATAGCTTGGTCAGCGCAGTCAATACCTTCAACTGTGACCTGAGTTTGGGCAATACGGCCGTCGTAGTAGAAGTACTCAATGAAGAGAATTTGACGAGTGAGCAGACCATAGAAATCTGTTCAGGACAGACGATTATGATCAACGGGGAAGAGGTAGATGCCCCGGGTATGTATACCGAAATCTTTACGAGCGTGAATGGCTGCGACTCCCTGGTACAGATTGAGTTGATCGTACAGGAAAGTCAGCAAACTGCCGAGGAATTGTCTATTTGTGAAGGAGAAGAAATTGAGCTGTTTGGCGAAGTGATTACGGAAGCTGGTCTTTACCAAGCGACTTTCGATGGGCAGAATGGTTGCGACTCCACCCACAGTATCACCCTATTGGTACTGAACCCAGTGAGTACCGAAGAAATGCTCCAAATTTGCGCTGGAGAAAGTGTAGAACTCTTTGGCGAAGAAGTGAGTACCAGTGGCACCTATACGGGTAATTTTACTTCCGTTAATAATTGTGATTCAACACATACGGTCGTCCTGACGGTGGTGGATCAAATTGAGACGTCGGAAACATTGGCCCTCTGTTCCGGCAGCAGTGTCGAACTTTTTGGTGAGGTCGTCAGTGAAGCTGGTACTTACGAAGGCACCTTCCCATCGGCGGCAGGCTGCGATTCTATCCATCAGGTAACGGTCACACTGATTGAGGTAGTAAATACGTCGGACATGGCCCAAATTTGCAGCGGCGAGAGCATTGAGCTGTTTGGGGAAATGGTCACCGAGGCAGGAGAATACAGCGGCACTTTTGAGAGTAGCCTGGGCTGTGATTCCACCCATACGATCACCTTGATGGTCGCGGAGCCCTTCTTTACGGAGGAAACCCTACAAGCTTGTAGTGGGCAAACGGTGACGGTCTTTGGCGAAACCTATACGGATGACGCTACGGCAACGGCCACTTTTGCGGCAAGCAATGGTTGCGACTCTACCCATACGGTACAAATCGTCTTTGCCGAACTGATTGAGACCAGCGAGCTGCTGAGCATTTGTGAGGGAGAGTCGGTGTTCATCTTTGGCGAAGAAATCAGTAATGCTGGCGTTTATACGGAATCATTTATTTCTGCTGCTGGTTGTGATTCTATCCATCAGGTGAGTCTAATGGTGTTTGAACACGTAGCAGTAGAAGAATTCCTTACGATCTGTGAGGGCGAAAGTGTGAACATCTTTGGCAATTCAGAAAACACCAGCGGCACCTATGAGGCTACTTTCACGACCAGTAATGGTTGTGATTCTATGCATACGGTAGTACTTACGGTAACGGAACAAATTGAGACATCAGCGACTTTAGCCCTCTGTTCCGGCAGCAGTGTCGAACTTTTTGGTGAGGTCGTCAGTGAAGCTGGTACTTACGAAGGTACCTTCCCATCGGCAGCAGGCTGCGATTCTATCCATCAGGTAACGGTCACGCTGATCGAGGTAGTAAATACGTCGGACATGGCCCAAATTTGCAGCGGCGAGAGCATTGAGCTGTTTGGGGAAATGGTCACCGAGGCAGGAGAATACAGCGGTACTTTTGAGAGTAGCCTGGGCTGTGATTCCACCCATACGATCACGCTGTTGGTCGCGGAGCCCTTCTTTACGGAGGAAACTCTACAAGCCTGTAGTGGGCAAACGGTGACGGTCTTTGGCGAAACCTATACGGATGACGCTACGGCAACGGCCACCTTTGCGGCAAGCAATGGTTGCGACTCTACCCATACGGTACAAATCGTCTTTGCGGAACTGATTGAAACCAGTGAACTGCTGAGTATTTGTGAGGGAGAGTCGGTGCTCATCTTTGGCGAAGAAGTCAGTAATGCCGGTGTGTATACCGGATCATTTATTTCTACTGCGGGTTGTGATTCTATCCACGAAGTGAGTTTGACCATTTTAGAGCCAATCGTGATAGAAGAATTTATTGCCATCTGCGAAGGCGAAAGCGTGGAGCTATTTGGCAATTTGGAAAACACCAGTGGTACCTACCAATCGTCCTTTACTGCGATGAATGGTTGTGACTCTACCCAAGTCTACTACCTGGAGGTGCTACAGCCCACATCATCTACAGAGGAACGCTTTGTTTGTGAAGGGGAGAGCACGGTCATCTTTGGCGAAACCCAAAATGAGCCTGGTTGGTATACTGCTACTTTCACTGCTGCGAATGGCTGCGATTCGGTCGCAAATATTGAATTACTCATTTACGATTTACCGGTTATTGAAGCACTCACCACCCCTAGTTGTGCGGGTGAACCCAATGGTACAATTACCTTGGTAAGCGATCCAACTACGGTAGACTACCAATGGGCCCATACACCGGAAAATACGCCCCTTGTGGAAGGGTTAACGCCGGCGGAATACCTGGTCACCATAACTGATGACAATGCTTGTGAAAGTGTGTGGGAATTCCTGGTAGAAGAACTACCATTCCCGGAATACGAGGTAGCAATTAGCGAGGTAAGCTGTGCGGCCAATACGGATGGTTTGATAGCAATCATTAGTGATGACCCCGGTTTGGAGATCAGCTTTGCCGGCGGGCCTTTTATGGCGACTACCGTTTTCGGCGGATTGAGTCCCGACACCTATCTGCTGAATATCCGAACAGCGGAAGGTTGTGAATCCTCAGAGGAAATCACCCTGGAGGCATCGGAGAGCGTTGAATTAATGTCATCGGAGGTAGAACAACCTACCTGCGCCGGGCAGGAAGATGGCAGCATCCAACTGGAAGTAGCTGGTGGCAATACCTCCCATACCTTCCTATGGAATACCGGACAAACAGGGCCACAACTGAATAACCTGGACGTAGGCACCTACTTTGTTACGATCACCAATGCCAATGGCTGTAGTCTGGAAAGTAGTTTCGAGCTACCTGGCCTGACGCCTATAGCCACCAATCTTCAGGTACTGTTGGGTTGTGGAGATGGAGAAATCATTGCGATCACCCAACCAAGTGCTGGGCAGCCACCCTATGAAGTAACCTGGAGCGATGCCCAGAGTGGTAATGTTGCCGTTAACCTTACCGCCGGATTGTATAATCTACTGCTAACAGATGCAAATGGCTGTACCGTTACAGAGGATTTTGAAGTACCGTATGTACCGCCATTTGCAGTCGAGTACGCAGCTGTTGAACCTAGCTGTGCCAATACCAATGATGGGCAAATTAATTTGTCGATCAGTGGAGGTATCCCTCCTTATGGTATCTCTTGGAGTAATGGCAGTGACAGCCCTGTGTTAGAAGGATTATCGACTGGCATGTATACTTACAACGTGAGTTCGGCGAGCTGTGGCTTATCAGCGAGTATCCAATTGCAGGCACCAGCCAACTTGCTAGCAACTGTGGACTTTGCTGTTGATGCTCAGGAAAACTTACAAGCTACGGCTTTTGCAAGCGGAGGTACTCCGCCCTACAGTTTCCTGTGGAGCAATGGCAGTACCAGCAATACTGTGAACGGATTGCAAGAAGGCCAAATGATAGACTTGACGATTGTGGATGCCAATGGTTGTGTATTTATGGAGAGCTATACGGCTACCCTCACGAATACGCTAAACCCGGAAGCTGCTACCCTAAGGATTTTCCCAAATCCTAGTTCCGGCCGTTTATTCATTGAGCATGATAATACCCACAGTTGGTCTTACGATCTGGAACTGTTTGATATTAATGGCGCAGCACTGCTGCAAATGTCAGCGGTACAGGCCATAAGTCAGGAACTTTCTTTAAGTGCATTCCCCCCAGGCGTATACCTGCTGGTTTTGTCTAATGACCGTTTCCGGCGCGTAGAGCGAATTGTGGTGATGCGTTAA